One segment of Paenibacillus rhizovicinus DNA contains the following:
- a CDS encoding stalk domain-containing protein has translation MQQRKSAYATLALLVLTIAAVPGVRAHAESEQPPSLLLDGRPLAFPAPPVIENGVSYVPVRPIFESEGAKVSWDDRTQSVTATTDSLVITYRLGESSAYRNGEELALPDPGKLINGFSMVPLRFVSEMMGNVVQWHAYARSISISSAHTFETEITYGVNLRSEPRSEEDATLVRMLSKGQHVHVIRAVDANWLEVQTEDGKIGFMSAKPKYSDFTSPELEMKQANELIAFGSTFFGTHYEFGADPSQTDTFDCSSFVKHVFGEVLGIDLPRVSYDQAKVGREVTIAELRKGDLLFFSARGLDIGHVGIYAGDGKILHTYSDKLGVHIEDFDGQWKDRFVTARRVF, from the coding sequence ATGCAACAACGAAAATCAGCATACGCAACGCTCGCATTGCTCGTCTTGACGATCGCGGCAGTCCCGGGCGTACGCGCGCACGCGGAGTCCGAACAGCCGCCTTCGCTGCTGTTGGACGGTCGTCCGCTGGCGTTTCCAGCGCCGCCGGTCATCGAGAACGGGGTCAGCTATGTTCCCGTTCGTCCGATTTTCGAGTCGGAAGGGGCCAAAGTGAGCTGGGATGATCGGACGCAATCGGTTACGGCGACGACGGACAGTCTCGTCATTACCTATCGGCTCGGCGAAAGCTCGGCCTATAGAAACGGGGAAGAACTGGCGCTGCCCGACCCCGGCAAATTAATAAACGGCTTCTCCATGGTACCTCTGCGGTTCGTCAGCGAAATGATGGGCAATGTTGTCCAATGGCATGCCTACGCCCGTTCGATCAGCATATCGTCCGCTCATACGTTCGAAACTGAAATTACATACGGCGTTAACTTGAGAAGCGAGCCGCGTTCGGAAGAGGATGCCACGCTCGTTCGGATGCTTTCCAAAGGCCAGCACGTACATGTGATCCGCGCGGTCGATGCGAATTGGCTCGAAGTGCAGACGGAGGACGGGAAGATCGGGTTCATGTCGGCCAAGCCCAAGTATTCGGACTTTACGAGCCCGGAACTGGAGATGAAGCAAGCGAACGAGCTTATTGCCTTCGGATCGACGTTCTTCGGAACGCATTACGAATTCGGCGCGGATCCCAGCCAGACCGATACCTTCGATTGTTCATCCTTCGTCAAGCACGTGTTTGGCGAAGTGCTCGGAATCGATCTTCCGCGCGTATCGTACGATCAGGCGAAAGTAGGACGGGAAGTGACGATCGCGGAGCTGCGAAAGGGAGATTTGCTGTTCTTCAGCGCAAGGGGTCTGGATATCGGACATGTGGGCATTTATGCCGGGGACGGCAAAATCCTGCATACCTATTCGGATAAGCTCGGGGTCCATATCGAGGATTTCGACGGGCAGTGGAAGGACCGCTTCGTCACCGCCAGGAGGGTATTCTGA
- a CDS encoding sugar phosphate isomerase/epimerase family protein produces the protein MLSVGIFNAYYPYSLQESIARIKKDGFSCVQLDLAFKDMDLSPESLTREQCHRIRDAFRDANLPIVCISGYTNLMHPDPGKRARNVQDLKSILAFARDLGSPYVVSETGTYNAESDWVWDPKNGSEEAYEETCRQIEELAKFAYDHGSVFLVENYVNNVIGSVDQVARLFSDVNHPGLGLLVDPTNYFTDGNIDHIDDTLNRIFNAFGDKIKIAHAKDCKRAEDTLEKHADIDASESHSFRGAGAVELPAPGLGVLNYDLYLQRLAKQHPNIPIIIEHLDEADIPRAKAFLDGKLKKVGV, from the coding sequence ATGCTTTCAGTCGGTATTTTCAACGCCTATTATCCGTATTCGCTTCAGGAATCCATCGCGCGCATCAAGAAGGACGGCTTCTCCTGCGTGCAGCTGGATTTGGCTTTCAAGGACATGGACTTGTCCCCGGAATCGCTCACGCGCGAGCAATGCCATCGCATCCGCGACGCGTTCCGCGACGCCAATCTGCCGATCGTTTGCATCTCCGGCTATACGAATCTCATGCATCCGGATCCGGGCAAACGCGCGCGGAACGTGCAGGACTTGAAATCCATTCTCGCCTTCGCCCGCGATCTCGGCAGCCCGTACGTCGTCAGCGAGACGGGGACGTACAACGCGGAGAGCGACTGGGTATGGGATCCGAAGAACGGCAGCGAGGAAGCGTACGAGGAGACGTGCAGGCAGATCGAAGAGTTGGCCAAATTCGCCTACGACCACGGCTCCGTGTTCCTGGTCGAGAATTACGTGAACAACGTCATCGGCTCCGTCGACCAGGTCGCCCGCCTGTTCTCGGACGTGAACCATCCGGGTCTCGGACTGCTGGTGGATCCGACGAATTATTTTACGGACGGCAATATCGATCATATCGACGATACGCTGAACCGCATCTTCAACGCGTTCGGCGACAAAATCAAAATCGCGCACGCCAAGGACTGCAAGCGGGCCGAAGACACCCTCGAGAAGCATGCCGACATCGACGCATCGGAATCCCACTCGTTCCGCGGCGCCGGCGCGGTCGAGCTTCCGGCCCCGGGGCTAGGCGTGCTGAACTACGATCTGTACTTGCAGCGCCTGGCGAAACAGCATCCGAACATTCCGATCATTATCGAACACCTCGACGAGGCGGACATTCCGCGCGCGAAGGCGTTCCTCGACGGCAAGCTCAAGAAGGTTGGGGTATAG
- a CDS encoding Gfo/Idh/MocA family protein, translated as MEPIDFQSIIKPEFPKRMDYRIGCIGSGFIMRDCHLAAYRDAGFHPVAIASRTYENAKAVAELRGIPKVHRTWEELVRDPAIEILDIAFPPDRQLEVVREAVKQPHIRGILCQKPLAMNAREAREIVELCEAAGVKLAVNSNMRYDQSVRALKTVLDRGILGEPVLATIEMRAIPHWQPFLEQYERLELLNMGIHHIDAFRYLFGDPEKITAVSRKDPRTKFPHSDGITQYTFQYANELMATSLDDVWAWPGEGTEKDIYIKWRVEGLDGMASGTIGWPSYPERSPSTFAMTTRRAPNEWIRPQWDAVWFPDAFQGTMAQLLRAVETDTEPEIGGRDNLRTMAAVDACYRSIAEGRTVRFMDVVNEQ; from the coding sequence ATGGAACCGATCGACTTTCAATCGATCATCAAGCCCGAATTCCCGAAGCGGATGGATTACCGCATCGGCTGCATCGGCTCGGGCTTTATTATGCGGGACTGCCATCTGGCCGCCTATCGCGATGCCGGCTTTCATCCGGTCGCGATCGCGTCCCGTACTTACGAGAACGCGAAGGCCGTCGCCGAACTGCGCGGCATTCCGAAGGTCCACCGCACGTGGGAGGAGCTCGTCCGGGATCCCGCGATCGAGATTCTGGACATTGCCTTTCCGCCGGATCGCCAGCTGGAAGTCGTGAGGGAAGCGGTCAAGCAGCCGCATATCCGCGGAATTCTGTGCCAGAAGCCGCTGGCGATGAATGCGCGCGAGGCGCGCGAGATCGTCGAGCTGTGCGAAGCGGCGGGCGTCAAGCTCGCGGTCAATTCCAACATGCGGTACGACCAGTCCGTCCGAGCGCTCAAAACGGTTCTTGACCGCGGTATCCTCGGCGAGCCGGTGCTGGCAACGATCGAGATGCGGGCCATCCCGCACTGGCAGCCCTTCCTGGAGCAGTACGAACGCCTCGAACTCTTGAACATGGGCATTCACCATATCGACGCGTTCCGTTATCTATTCGGCGATCCGGAGAAGATCACGGCCGTGTCGAGGAAGGATCCGCGCACGAAATTTCCGCATTCGGACGGCATTACGCAATACACGTTCCAGTATGCGAACGAGCTCATGGCGACGAGCCTGGACGACGTATGGGCATGGCCGGGCGAAGGCACGGAGAAGGACATCTATATCAAATGGCGCGTCGAAGGACTGGACGGCATGGCTTCGGGGACGATCGGCTGGCCGTCCTATCCGGAGCGGTCCCCGAGCACGTTCGCGATGACGACGCGCCGGGCGCCGAACGAATGGATCCGGCCGCAGTGGGACGCGGTGTGGTTTCCGGACGCCTTCCAAGGCACGATGGCGCAGCTGCTTCGGGCGGTCGAGACGGATACCGAGCCGGAGATCGGCGGTCGGGATAATTTACGCACGATGGCGGCGGTAGACGCTTGCTACAGGTCGATCGCCGAAGGCAGAACGGTTCGGTTTATGGACGTCGTTAACGAACAATAA
- a CDS encoding GntR family transcriptional regulator, whose translation MNVSISNTSEKPIYQQLIEQISAQILSGELPSGYVLPPIRQAAQELRVSVITVKKAWEELERSGLIDTVTGKGCFVAEFSPEKMREIRDDMILKQMAIDAAYYKTFGLSLDEVVELLKRIY comes from the coding sequence ATGAACGTCTCGATCTCGAACACGTCGGAGAAACCGATCTACCAGCAGCTCATCGAACAGATCAGCGCGCAGATTCTAAGCGGCGAACTGCCAAGCGGCTATGTCTTGCCGCCGATACGCCAGGCAGCCCAGGAGCTTCGCGTGAGCGTGATCACGGTCAAGAAAGCCTGGGAGGAACTCGAACGATCGGGCCTGATCGACACCGTCACCGGCAAGGGCTGCTTCGTCGCCGAGTTCTCGCCCGAGAAGATGCGGGAAATCCGCGATGACATGATCTTGAAGCAAATGGCAATCGACGCAGCCTATTATAAAACCTTCGGCCTCTCCTTGGATGAAGTGGTCGAACTGTTGAAACGGATCTATTGA
- a CDS encoding ABC-2 transporter permease, with protein sequence MYNLVMKDLKLGIQPIFFFMPVMLGMLMLIPSWIYFIVPMYFFWISVPGIFGNFKAQHDLMFTTMMPVTKQDMVKARILVIVILELLHIGFAVIFGLIHDLLYAYINLDIMYYFFAPTMGFWGLCMVIMAIFNIFFITIYYKTAYKFGGALATGVIAAMLFAGIAQWLGIQLTSVSDVFNAHIADHIGLHASILVAGIAIYAAFTFVAYRIAAKRFLEVELL encoded by the coding sequence ATGTATAACTTGGTGATGAAAGATTTGAAATTGGGCATTCAACCGATCTTTTTCTTCATGCCCGTCATGCTCGGCATGTTAATGCTTATTCCGAGCTGGATCTATTTTATCGTTCCGATGTATTTCTTCTGGATATCGGTCCCCGGCATATTCGGAAATTTCAAAGCGCAGCACGACTTGATGTTCACGACGATGATGCCCGTAACCAAGCAGGACATGGTCAAAGCAAGAATTCTCGTCATTGTCATCCTTGAGCTGTTGCATATCGGCTTCGCAGTTATCTTCGGCCTGATCCATGATCTATTGTACGCTTACATCAATTTGGACATTATGTACTACTTCTTCGCTCCGACGATGGGGTTCTGGGGACTGTGCATGGTTATCATGGCGATATTCAACATTTTCTTCATCACGATCTACTATAAGACGGCTTATAAATTCGGCGGGGCATTAGCCACAGGAGTTATCGCCGCCATGCTTTTTGCGGGTATCGCGCAATGGCTGGGCATCCAGCTGACATCCGTGTCCGACGTCTTCAATGCGCATATCGCCGACCATATCGGTTTGCACGCATCCATTCTGGTTGCGGGAATCGCGATTTACGCGGCTTTCACCTTCGTGGCTTACCGAATCGCGGCTAAGCGATTCCTTGAAGTCGAACTTCTATGA
- a CDS encoding ABC transporter ATP-binding protein — protein MLALDIRNLTKVYPNFQLKDVSFQLEQGYIMGFIGANGAGKTTTIKSMMNMVRTDSGEVHILGKNMADHEIELKQEIGCAFGDIEFYTRNKLKTLTDVIKRFYKNWDESVYSGYLRRFGLDENKKVAELSTGMKVKFSLALALSHGAKLLILDEPTSGLDPAARDDLLDLFQELVSDGEISILFSTHITSDLEKCADFITFIVDGRIVNSAEKEEFKASYRLLHGDKSKLSEVEDRMISYKVNSFGFTGLIRSSDFDMVFDTVSGIKAATPSLEEIMIYFTRKEADHV, from the coding sequence ATGCTGGCCTTGGATATCCGAAACTTAACTAAGGTTTATCCCAATTTTCAGTTAAAGGACGTATCGTTTCAGCTAGAACAGGGATACATCATGGGCTTTATCGGCGCAAACGGAGCGGGGAAGACCACCACCATTAAGTCGATGATGAACATGGTACGGACCGATAGCGGAGAGGTCCACATCTTGGGCAAGAACATGGCGGATCACGAAATCGAGTTGAAGCAAGAGATCGGATGCGCGTTCGGCGACATCGAATTCTATACGCGCAACAAGCTGAAGACGTTAACGGACGTGATCAAGCGGTTTTATAAGAACTGGGACGAATCCGTCTATTCCGGTTATCTGAGACGTTTCGGGCTCGACGAGAATAAGAAAGTCGCCGAGCTGTCGACGGGCATGAAGGTCAAATTCAGTCTAGCGCTTGCCTTGTCCCACGGCGCCAAGCTGCTCATTCTCGACGAACCGACGAGCGGGCTAGATCCCGCGGCCAGGGACGATCTGCTGGATCTGTTCCAAGAGCTTGTCTCGGACGGCGAAATCAGCATTCTATTCTCGACCCATATCACGTCCGACTTGGAGAAATGCGCGGATTTCATTACGTTTATCGTCGATGGGCGAATCGTGAACAGCGCCGAGAAAGAGGAGTTCAAGGCGTCCTATCGCTTGCTGCACGGCGACAAAAGCAAGCTGAGCGAGGTGGAAGACAGGATGATTTCCTACAAAGTCAATTCGTTCGGCTTCACGGGGTTAATCCGCTCGAGCGACTTCGACATGGTCTTCGATACCGTGTCGGGCATAAAGGCCGCCACGCCGAGCCTGGAGGAAATCATGATTTACTTCACGAGGAAGGAGGCCGATCATGTATAA
- a CDS encoding protein-glutamine gamma-glutamyltransferase, which yields MHFEATLRSNIIAAAKDLNSNGVKFATFRKSFCNLDYWILTNKGGFQLRDSATPADGIGDIFSNGKKYGFECATAVIIILYKGVLDSLGADRFNQLFPNLYLYSWEYDSDLGLTTEEAPGASAQPGDVLYFKNPEVNPEKMEWQGENVIKLSDDLYFGHGIGIRSAEGIITSLNKHRVTGATEPAFLMDQFIYPAFDALSQHAPADMRPDCTNAGRPNPNAVRASIGARTYIRH from the coding sequence ATGCATTTCGAAGCGACGCTTCGGTCGAATATTATTGCGGCAGCCAAGGACTTGAACAGTAACGGAGTGAAATTCGCGACGTTTCGGAAGTCGTTTTGCAATCTAGACTACTGGATACTGACGAATAAAGGAGGTTTTCAGTTGAGGGATAGCGCGACGCCGGCAGACGGCATCGGGGACATTTTCTCGAACGGGAAGAAGTACGGCTTCGAGTGCGCGACGGCCGTCATCATCATTTTGTACAAAGGCGTTCTGGATTCGCTTGGAGCGGACCGTTTCAACCAGCTGTTTCCGAACCTGTACCTGTACTCGTGGGAGTATGACAGCGACCTTGGACTAACGACGGAAGAAGCTCCCGGCGCTTCCGCGCAGCCCGGGGACGTGTTGTACTTCAAGAACCCGGAAGTCAATCCGGAGAAAATGGAGTGGCAAGGCGAGAACGTCATTAAACTAAGCGACGATCTCTATTTCGGACACGGAATCGGCATCAGAAGCGCAGAAGGCATCATAACGTCACTGAACAAGCACCGCGTAACGGGAGCAACGGAACCCGCCTTCCTGATGGACCAGTTTATCTATCCCGCCTTCGACGCTTTGTCTCAACACGCCCCGGCCGACATGCGCCCGGACTGCACGAATGCCGGACGGCCAAACCCGAACGCGGTGCGCGCGAGCATCGGTGCACGGACGTATATCCGGCATTAG
- a CDS encoding Ger(x)C family spore germination protein produces the protein MKRSWIWKGMLICSLIWLPGCGFKDIDRRFFVMAIGIDKSEHAAKPYRVSLKLAIPFSKIQPGQTNDFQLISDDAGSIAEAVRHMKSKVDKELDFSQAKIIVIGKPMSAEILRKGTLDWFLRRRDIQGSAFMALGDPTAEDILNVKTSSERFPGDSLFLSFDQDGTESSYILTEYLYDFHRRATEKGIDPYLPVIRPRDNGFLIDRVAVFDKKELKAVLSPGESRVFNELTKHFQKFDLETKNDAVQFAINVHKATYRYRIDASKPAMPKLTMNIRMIGQSEESTESLYKKPWSYYERLAEQQAQARYTKLLEKMQSLEVDPVGFGLYYRATRNRRDQDWTSWQAIYPNLSFQTNVKIVIKSSGGVK, from the coding sequence GTGAAACGGTCATGGATCTGGAAAGGAATGCTGATCTGTTCGCTGATCTGGCTGCCTGGATGCGGGTTCAAAGATATAGACCGGCGATTCTTCGTGATGGCGATCGGCATCGATAAATCCGAACATGCGGCTAAACCGTATCGTGTGTCGCTGAAGCTGGCTATTCCGTTCTCGAAAATCCAACCCGGCCAAACGAACGACTTTCAGCTCATCAGCGATGATGCGGGCTCGATAGCGGAAGCCGTTCGCCATATGAAATCCAAGGTAGACAAAGAACTCGATTTCTCGCAAGCCAAAATCATCGTCATCGGCAAGCCGATGAGCGCGGAGATCCTGCGGAAGGGGACGCTGGATTGGTTTTTGCGCCGCAGGGATATTCAAGGATCTGCGTTCATGGCACTCGGAGATCCGACAGCCGAGGACATCCTCAACGTGAAAACCAGCTCCGAACGCTTTCCCGGCGACAGCCTCTTCCTCAGCTTCGATCAAGACGGCACGGAATCTTCGTATATCCTCACCGAATATTTATACGATTTTCACCGCAGGGCAACCGAGAAGGGGATCGATCCCTATCTGCCGGTCATTCGGCCGAGAGACAATGGTTTTCTGATCGATCGCGTCGCCGTCTTCGACAAGAAGGAGCTGAAAGCCGTACTGAGTCCGGGCGAATCCCGGGTGTTCAATGAATTAACGAAGCATTTTCAGAAGTTTGATCTCGAGACGAAGAACGATGCTGTCCAATTCGCGATCAATGTTCACAAAGCAACGTATCGTTACCGTATCGATGCGTCCAAGCCAGCCATGCCGAAGCTGACGATGAACATTCGTATGATCGGCCAATCCGAAGAGTCAACCGAATCGCTGTATAAGAAACCATGGTCGTATTATGAGCGGCTCGCCGAGCAACAAGCGCAAGCGCGCTATACGAAATTGCTAGAAAAGATGCAGTCGCTGGAAGTCGATCCCGTAGGATTCGGACTGTACTATCGCGCGACGCGCAACCGGCGCGACCAAGATTGGACGTCGTGGCAAGCGATTTATCCGAATCTATCGTTCCAGACGAATGTCAAGATCGTCATCAAGAGTTCCGGCGGGGTCAAGTAA
- a CDS encoding GerAB/ArcD/ProY family transporter: MSRYYFYVMCMSMMIHTILFIPRVNVDERYDGAVMSLFVGPLIGSILMIIFTRAMMKFDGKGLPEIAAYFLPQAFRIPLMLLFGLASLTAGGLIWIHCAFIMEKYLNPDMALPVLLTLFVIMTCLSAVQSSKTVLFGTEIIFVLAVPLLVLVLIHGVFSQNMNYDSVQAMLDYAWIAPSWNSISASSYTFAGYMGLAIFNREFKNMKGVKYLWFLPMIGFGLVTASFFIPIGYLGTDGIDDYIYTWISTIDAIRMKYVFIERVITIYLLILLVMTYVFTMITWHVGSQAISSCFQAYNPKLVSWRSKLPSLVICVLLAIATVIAGSRFNEMQLFKVSGYWMRIHLPFDMLVVLIVFIWSKRGMKT, from the coding sequence TTGTCTCGTTACTATTTCTACGTCATGTGCATGTCCATGATGATCCATACGATCCTGTTCATTCCGCGCGTGAACGTGGATGAACGCTATGACGGAGCGGTCATGTCGCTCTTCGTCGGTCCTCTGATCGGCAGTATACTGATGATTATTTTCACCCGGGCTATGATGAAGTTCGACGGGAAAGGGCTGCCGGAAATTGCCGCCTACTTCTTGCCGCAGGCATTCCGGATCCCGCTCATGCTGCTCTTCGGCTTGGCTTCGCTGACCGCAGGCGGCTTGATATGGATTCATTGCGCGTTCATCATGGAGAAATATTTGAACCCGGACATGGCTCTGCCCGTGCTGCTGACGCTATTCGTGATCATGACATGCCTGAGCGCCGTGCAATCGTCGAAAACGGTGTTATTCGGCACGGAAATCATCTTCGTGCTCGCCGTCCCGCTGCTTGTCCTCGTATTAATTCATGGCGTCTTCAGCCAGAACATGAATTACGACTCGGTCCAAGCGATGCTCGATTACGCTTGGATCGCTCCTTCCTGGAATAGCATCTCGGCATCTTCGTACACGTTTGCCGGCTATATGGGACTCGCCATCTTCAATCGCGAGTTTAAAAACATGAAGGGCGTCAAGTACTTATGGTTCCTCCCGATGATCGGGTTCGGTCTAGTGACTGCCTCGTTCTTCATACCGATCGGTTACCTGGGAACGGACGGGATCGACGATTACATATACACGTGGATATCGACGATCGACGCCATCCGCATGAAATACGTGTTCATCGAACGGGTGATTACGATCTATTTGCTCATTCTTCTCGTCATGACGTACGTATTCACGATGATTACCTGGCATGTGGGATCGCAGGCGATCAGCAGTTGTTTCCAGGCATACAATCCGAAGCTTGTCTCGTGGCGCTCCAAACTGCCGAGCCTCGTCATCTGCGTCCTGCTTGCCATCGCGACGGTGATCGCCGGGTCGCGCTTCAATGAGATGCAGCTGTTCAAAGTATCGGGGTATTGGATGCGAATCCATTTGCCGTTCGATATGCTGGTCGTGTTGATCGTATTCATATGGAGCAAACGAGGGATGAAGACGTGA
- a CDS encoding spore germination protein: MKRFDLQGAVSGLAHSGDLVSRELRVEQESAQLMYLSSLCDKNGIQTTIMQAFAASGDLSEFEAKLSLLPGFERLTAKPQASDKLLRGCALIVFRDSICAVEMKKPSLSKPMETCQESILQGPQNSFSEDIDTNVQIMRTRYPSKDLRVEYSEIGTESRTQLAIVFDASKVDPALLLELDKRLTEIDAAVIQASNQLQMLLSNRYEFFPTLFVTDRPDRSVLSLSKGKVVLLLNGTPFSIILPAVFYDFITSMDDVYQYPWITRPLQVLRYLSVFITTTLPALYVAAVSYNPEFFRAQLALEIAGSRAAVPYASFYEVFFMLFLTEALTEASIRLPKHIGSTATTVGGLILGEAAQEAGLVSSIMIIIASSVAISNFVIPINTMSYAMRVIKFPLIICAMYFGLVGVVTGIFGFIVYAASLRSFGRPYLKLFAGEAKKSR, encoded by the coding sequence ATGAAACGATTCGATCTGCAAGGCGCTGTATCCGGCTTGGCGCATTCCGGCGATCTCGTAAGCAGGGAGCTGCGCGTCGAACAGGAATCCGCGCAGCTGATGTACTTATCGTCGCTGTGCGACAAGAACGGCATACAAACGACGATCATGCAGGCTTTCGCCGCTTCAGGCGACTTATCGGAATTCGAAGCGAAATTATCGCTGCTGCCCGGCTTTGAACGGCTCACTGCCAAGCCGCAGGCGTCCGACAAGCTGCTGCGCGGGTGTGCGCTTATCGTGTTTCGCGATTCAATCTGTGCGGTGGAAATGAAGAAGCCGTCCCTATCCAAGCCTATGGAAACCTGTCAGGAAAGCATCCTTCAAGGACCGCAGAACTCCTTCTCGGAAGATATCGATACCAACGTGCAAATTATGCGAACCCGTTACCCTTCGAAGGATCTGCGCGTGGAGTACTCGGAAATAGGCACGGAGAGCCGTACGCAGCTCGCTATTGTGTTCGATGCGTCCAAAGTGGATCCGGCTCTCTTGCTTGAACTGGATAAACGCTTAACGGAAATCGATGCAGCGGTCATTCAAGCCTCGAATCAGCTGCAGATGCTGCTTTCGAACCGATACGAATTCTTCCCGACCTTATTCGTGACGGACAGGCCGGACCGAAGCGTGCTCAGTCTGAGCAAAGGGAAAGTCGTCTTGCTGCTGAACGGCACGCCATTCTCGATCATTCTTCCGGCGGTCTTCTACGATTTCATCACGTCCATGGACGATGTCTATCAATACCCATGGATTACCAGGCCGCTGCAAGTGCTGCGGTATTTGTCGGTATTCATAACAACGACGCTCCCGGCATTGTACGTCGCCGCCGTTTCGTACAATCCGGAGTTCTTCCGCGCTCAGCTCGCGCTCGAGATCGCCGGCAGCCGCGCGGCCGTGCCTTATGCGTCCTTCTATGAAGTCTTCTTCATGCTGTTCTTGACCGAAGCGCTCACCGAAGCCAGCATTCGGCTGCCCAAACACATCGGGTCGACCGCTACGACCGTAGGCGGACTGATATTGGGCGAAGCTGCGCAGGAAGCAGGACTGGTGAGCAGCATCATGATTATTATCGCTTCCTCCGTCGCCATCTCGAATTTCGTCATTCCGATCAATACGATGAGCTATGCGATGCGGGTGATCAAATTCCCGCTGATCATCTGCGCCATGTACTTCGGCTTGGTGGGCGTAGTGACGGGAATATTCGGGTTTATTGTTTATGCAGCGAGCTTGCGGAGCTTTGGGCGGCCGTACTTGAAGCTGTTTGCGGGGGAAGCCAAAAAAAGCAGGTGA
- a CDS encoding GerAB/ArcD/ProY family transporter produces the protein MKIPPIEKISGTQLGLILFTFVVSTINLTVPGEMVMYAKHDAWLSVLPAALLGLLTVWVMTTLSRRYPGLTIVEYGSKILGKWFGTLLGLNFIYYWYVSISTITFQHTAFISTLLLPNSPSIVGCTTLLVLCAMTATAGIEVIGRCNQFLTPLLIVAILPIFMLTIKDANPAFLQPVLGDGLKPVLKGAYMPASAYMNQLYILGWLLPYLNHQKEDRKASLFALAGITGTVFFIVMLSIMVLGPLTGKLTYSFLSVIQYVGVEGSFERLEAIAVSIWVMGYFVKVSIALFILCLTVGQVFGIQNHRDLMVPVILLTVVGSIWIFKNGSELLDYLVFTFPLLALLNQTFIPILLLVIDTVRRRFTPSRT, from the coding sequence ATGAAGATACCGCCTATCGAGAAAATATCGGGAACCCAGCTCGGCTTGATCTTGTTCACGTTCGTCGTCTCCACGATCAACTTGACCGTTCCCGGCGAAATGGTGATGTACGCCAAACACGATGCATGGCTGTCCGTGCTGCCGGCGGCACTGCTCGGTCTGCTGACCGTTTGGGTGATGACGACATTGTCTCGCCGTTATCCGGGATTGACGATCGTTGAATACGGATCGAAGATTCTGGGCAAATGGTTCGGCACGCTTCTGGGGCTGAACTTCATCTACTATTGGTACGTCTCGATCTCGACGATCACGTTCCAGCATACGGCGTTCATCAGCACCTTGCTGCTGCCGAACAGCCCGTCCATCGTCGGCTGCACGACCCTGCTCGTCCTATGCGCCATGACCGCGACTGCAGGCATCGAAGTAATCGGACGATGCAATCAGTTTCTTACGCCGCTGCTCATTGTCGCCATCCTTCCGATCTTCATGCTGACCATCAAGGACGCCAATCCCGCATTTCTCCAGCCCGTATTGGGAGACGGTTTGAAGCCTGTCTTAAAAGGGGCTTACATGCCGGCAAGCGCCTACATGAATCAATTGTACATTCTTGGCTGGCTGCTTCCTTATTTGAATCACCAGAAAGAAGACCGCAAAGCTTCGCTATTCGCCCTGGCGGGTATTACGGGCACGGTTTTCTTCATCGTGATGCTGTCCATCATGGTCCTCGGCCCGCTGACCGGCAAATTGACGTATTCCTTCTTGAGCGTCATTCAATACGTCGGTGTCGAGGGGTCGTTTGAACGCCTGGAAGCGATCGCGGTCTCGATTTGGGTCATGGGGTATTTCGTGAAGGTCTCCATCGCCTTGTTCATTCTGTGTCTCACCGTTGGACAGGTGTTCGGCATCCAGAATCATCGCGACCTGATGGTCCCCGTCATCCTGCTCACCGTAGTCGGTTCGATATGGATCTTCAAGAACGGTTCGGAACTGTTGGATTACTTGGTTTTCACGTTTCCGCTCCTGGCACTCTTGAACCAAACGTTCATTCCTATCCTTCTGCTTGTCATCGATACGGTTCGAAGGCGATTCACGCCGTCACGAACCTAA